A window of the Diabrotica undecimpunctata isolate CICGRU chromosome 1, icDiaUnde3, whole genome shotgun sequence genome harbors these coding sequences:
- the LOC140441539 gene encoding CGG triplet repeat-binding protein 1-like, whose product MCKYCNTRLEGDKKDTLQKHVKSTNHIDKKKSTASTSGTKRQRSIASGFERQKRAKEENDTFVEDTVSMCLKANIPLHKFYHPAVREYIAKYVPGSGALPCADTLIRRKVVSKQQLKDKPIVIVADETSDGQGRCVFAILFRTIDSVLHQE is encoded by the coding sequence ATGTGTAAGTATTGTAATACTCGTTTAGAAGGTGATAAAAAGGACACACTGCAGAAACATGTGAAGTCGACTAACCACATTGACAAGAAAAAATCTACAGCATCTACTTCAGGAACTAAGCGACAAAGGTCAATTGCTAGTGGCTTTGAGAGACAGAAACGAGCAAAAGAAGAAAATGATACTTTTGTGGAGGATACAGTTAGTATGTGTCTGAAAGCCAACATTCCACTTCATAAATTTTATCATCCAGCTGTACGTGAATATATTGCTAAATATGTGCCGGGGTCGGGTGCTCTTCCATGTGCGGACACTTTAATAAGGAGAAAGGTAGTTTCAAAGCAACAGCTGAAAGACAAGCCTATTGTAATAGTAGCAGACGAAACCTCGGATGGACAAGGAAGATGTGTTTTTGCTATTCTCTTCAGAACTATAGATTCTGTACTACATCAAGAATGA
- the LOC140438729 gene encoding uncharacterized protein, with protein sequence MLDMWLSMFGLDKEQITKTAMVCSEHFRKHDLIIQPSGRVNWRKGTVPINIYHKSPEPSSTNDMENKETASSSIDKDDFYGPSKRSFIDTDECNMETDLGFNVKSNSPKLLKRRCLNANEENKENIDDIENASSSTITASETETVELLLGDNTFSYVLRNIYKKNKTVEDMSSSDFSTPEKAKKHFRV encoded by the exons ATGCTGGATATGTGGTTGTCTATGTTCGGCTTAGATAAAGAACAAATAACCAAAACCGCTATGGTCTGCTCAGAACACTTTAGAAAGCATGATCTAATTATACAACCAAGTGGACGGGTTAATTGGAGGAAAGGAACTGTTCCAATAAATATTTATCATAAATCACCAGAACCAAG TTCTACAAACGATATGGAAAATAAAGAAACAGCTTCGAGTAGTATTGATAAGGATGATTTTTATGGACCTTCAAAAAG GAGTTTCATTGATACTGACGAATGTAATATGGAGACAGACTTGGGCTTTAATGTAAAATCTAATTCTCCTAAACTGTTAAAGAGAAG ATGTTTAAATGCCAATGAAGAAAACAAGGAAAATATAGATGATATAGAAAACGCATCTTCGAGCACCATTACAGCATCAGAAACTGAAACTGTAGAGTTGTTACTTGGTGATAATACATTTTCATATGTTCTACGTAATATTTATAAAAA AAATAAAACCGTTGAAGACATGTCTAGCAGCGATTTTTCAACACCTGAAAAGGCCAAGAAACATTTTAGAGTGTAA
- the LOC140441611 gene encoding uncharacterized protein translates to MDLTAIKNKRKGCKIQLSRIESYIKNLDGSEEICILKVKLQNILSTYESYKNLQSDIIALEDFSDVEVNAENLVSDRFEIAIAQLGSNIEKLKKKLSNSDIIESSNVVLPKINIKPFTGKAFESERDTGIIPTAEEFFEFLNKRQSVLENLNLFEPNSSKSYSRQTDSRKNKVSLVSNVNNLQRQSYNFRANCFYCKDSNHLIYGCSKFLTLKPLERYQFVKSKKYCINCLSNTHAIPQCKSLKRCSTCGKPHHTYLHFDNQSNSSPSTQTHNHVPNINTTTSRFRGNNHGTEPSNVHIVNKSLSPNMNPVSNEFIEYAHPSSQQASLHTVSISDNIVLLPTALVNIRCSNGQQKVARALLDSASQMSLIESSFAKNLQLSSRTQFVNISGLGSTNCAKSREVLDIQFSSLVNPSISFNVSCSVINKITNNLPQFSISPEVLKLHEHIIPELADPFFFKTGPINLLLGADIYFNLLKSNIINMGPRSPSLVETYLGYVIAGPIPRSRLNFSSNQNNVSHSFITTNDVQFEREDELTRRMESFWELETIPLSKTHCSSEEVAEQIFKNTTIILPSGRYQVDMPFLENMPTKLGQSFCMARQRFISLEKKFNCDSVLFQNYKNVIYEYLTLNHAQVIPLSFYNHPTNEFKYFIPHRAVIRKHSSTPVRVVFDFSARTDTGVSLNDLTSKGYQVQDNIFDILCRFRCFKFVLCADIQMMYRFIDINPSQCHFQNFLWRENSSDPFTCIQLSSLSFGQNCAPYLATRVLKDIAERYPNFPNARYALLRQTYMDDILSGTNDFSSLETIYSELNTILGKHGFKLHKWQSNSSEFLSSISQTSSYEIDFNINGSPSNILGLKWNPLSDLLLIRTTNIQEPAVLTKRSILSFISSVFDPLGVINPLIVQGKLIMQKLWQSQISWDTPIFDDSILQSWKKFLSLLSDISNMSIPRYLIDNKTICSISLHGFCDASQLAYGACVYLVVSYNDNTFSSRLIAAKSRVNPLKNKLTIPKLELCSMELLAILSSRIIQILHDTIKIESINLWSDSLVALTWVKRSELEISPFVKKRVLTVRDNSRNTTWRHIRSPLNPADHLSRGNFSSDVRQFWFHGPPFLSQTNDFDSIDSFELLNEVPECMQVSFPITESPEQFWKPIFLKFSKFSSMQKGIAFSFKVILKFKKINISGSPLTVEELQNAHDFIIKQVQSYSFSNEIKLLQEGKSISIPKLLPLNIFLDENSILRVGGRLEHTELSFSQKFPILLPENDHVVDLLINREHMRLGHSGAQNVLGNFRLRYWPLNGIRRIKTIIKKCVICHRFNAQFASQIMSPLPLDRVQQARPFSKTGIDFAGPIMIRSSRLRKAPTAKAYIAIFICMVTKAIHIELVSNLSTEAFIASLKRFISRRGNPQIIYSDNGTNFIGARNQLRDLSLFLKSKENNHEIQNFLSSTEITWKLIPPRSPHWGGLWEAAVKSAKFHLTKLLGNTCLTFEELSTLLVQIEAILNSRPLYPLSNDPNDLLPLTPGHFLIGAPLISYPERDLSRTPTNRLSYWKVCSKLQQEFWRKWSVDYLHRLQHRPKWQLPQQNLAINQLVLIQSEDRPPLNWPLGRILELLTGRDGKVRAARVKTAEGEYVRPIIKLAPLPISD, encoded by the exons atGGATCTAACcgctataaaaaataaacgtaaAGGTTGTAAAATTCAATTGTCTAGGATcgaatcctatattaaaaatcttgatGGATCGGAGGAAATCTGCATATTAAAGGTaaaacttcaaaatattttaagtacCTACGAAAGTTACAAAAATCTTCAAAGTGATATAATTGCACTTGAAGATTTTAGCGATGTAGAAGTAAATGCAGAAAATTTAGTATCAGATCGTTTCGAGATTGCTATTGCTCAACTTGGATCCAATAttgaaaaacttaagaaaaaattATCCAATAGTGATATTATTGAATCCTCTAATGTTGTTTTGccaaaaataaacattaaacctTTTACAGG GAAAGCGTTTGAGAGCGAGCGAGATACAGGAATCATTCCTACTGCGGaagaattttttgaatttttgaataaaagACAATCCGTTTTAGAAAATTTAAATCTTTTTGAACCCAATTCTTCCAAATCTTATTCCAGACAGACTGACAGCCGAAAAAATAAGGTTTCATTAGTTTCTAATGTAAATAACCTTCAACGTCAATCTTACAACTTCCGTgctaattgtttttattgtaaagaTTCTAATCATCTTATTTATGGATGTTcgaaatttttaactttaaaaccccTAGAAAGATATCAATTTGTCAAATCTAAGAAATATTGCATAAATTGCCTCAGTAACACTCATGCAATACCGCAATGTAAATCCTTAAAAAGATGCTCCACTTGTGGGAAACCTCACCACACTTATTTACATTTTGATAATCAATCAAACTCATCCCCTAGTACTCAGACGCATAATCACGTTCCAAATATAAATACGACGACCTCTCGTTTTAGAGGAAACAATCATGGAACAGAACCATCTAATgtacatattgtaaataaatCTTTGTCTCCAAATATGAACCCTGTAAGTAATGAATTTATTGAATATGCTCATCCCTCATCTCAACAAGCTTCACTCCATACTGTATCTATTTCTGATAACATAGTTCTTTTACCTACAGCTCTTGTAAATATCAGATGCTCTAATGGTCAACAAAAGGTGGCAAGAGCACTATTAGATTCTGCTAGTCAAATGAGTCTCATTGAAAGCTCCTTTGCAAAAAATTTGCAGCTGTCCTCTCGAacacaatttgtaaatatttctggGTTAGGTAGTACCAATTGTGCTAAAAGTAGAGAAGTGCTAGATATACAATTTAGTTCTCTTGTTAACCCATCAATTAGTTTTAACGTTTCTTGTTCtgttataaacaaaataacaaataatctCCCCCAATTTTCTATATCTCCTGAGGTTCTAAAATTACATGAACATATAATACCCGAACTTGCCGACCCATTTTTCTTTAAAACTGGGCCTATAAATTTACTTCTTGGTgctgatatttattttaatttacttaaatctaatattattaatatggGACCTAGATCCCCCTCTTTAGTTGAAACTTATCTGGGTTACGTGATCGCCGGTCCTATACCTAGGAGCCGCTTaaatttttcctcaaaccaaaATAATGTTTCTCATTCTTTTATTACAACTAATGATGTTCAATTCGAAAGAGAAGATGAGTTGACCCGTCGTATGGAAAGTTTCTGGGAATTAGAAACTATTCCACTATCAAAAACTCATTGTTCTAGCGAAGAAGTTGCAgaacaaatattcaaaaacacCACTATTATTTTACCGTCAGGTCGTTACCAGGTCGATATGCCCTTCCTTGAAAATATGCCCACAAAATTGGGACAGTCTTTTTGCATGGCACGCCAAAGATTTATCTCTCTTGAGAAAAAATTCAATTGTGATTCAGTTTTATTTCAAAACTATAAGAATGTTATATATGAATATCTTACTTTAAATCACGCTCAAGTAATCCCTTTATCTTTTTACAATCATCCTACtaatgaatttaaatattttatcccCCACAGAGCTGTAATACGGAAACACAGTTCAACGCCTGTGAGAGTAGTTTTTGACTTTAGTGCCCGTACTGATACCGGAGTGTCCTTAAATGACCTAACTTCAAAAGGTTACCAAGTACAGGACAATATCTTTGACATATTATGTAGGTTCCGTTGTTTCAAATTTGTCCTTTGTGCTGATATTCAAATGATGTATAGATTTATAGATATAAATCCATCACAATGTCATTTCCAAAATTTTTTATGGAGAGAAAATTCTTCTGATCCCTTCACCTGTATTCAACTCTCAAGTCTTAGTTTTGGGCAAAATTGTGCACCGTATTTGGCTACGCGTGTCTTAAAGGATATCGCTGAGAGATATCCTAACTTCCCTAATGCTCGGTATGCTCTACTTAGACAAACCTATATGGACGATATTTTGTCAGGTACTAACGATTTTTCATCTCTAGAAACAATATATTCGGAGCTTAATACTATTTTGGGTAAACACGGATTTAAGCTTCATAAATGGCAATCCAACTCTTCTGAATTTTTATCCTCGATATCACAAACTTCGTCCTACgaaattgattttaatattaatggCTCCCCTAGTAATATACTAGGATTAAAATGGAACCCTCTGTCTGACCTCTTACTTATTCGTACTACTAATATACAAGAACCTGCTGTTTTAACTAAACGCAGTATTTtatctttcatttcttctgtgtTTGACCCCCTGGGTGTGATCAATCCGCTAATCGTGCAGGGAAAACTTATTATGCAAAAACTATGGCAATCCCAAATATCCTGGGACACGCCCATTTTTGATGATTCTATTTTGCAAAGTTGGAAAAAGTTTCTTTCTTTGTTATCTGACATTTCCAATATGtctatacctagatatttaattgaCAACAAAACCATATGTTCCATTTCCTTACATGGCTTTTGTGATGCTAGTCAACTAGCCTATGGAGCCTGTGTGTACCTTGTGGTTAGCTATAATGACAATACTTTCTCTTCAAGATTAATTGCCGCAAAGTCCCGAGTCAATCCATTAAAGAACAAACTTACAATTCCTAAATTAGAGCTGTGCTCTATGGAGTTACTTGCCATCCTATCTTCTCGGATTATACAAATTTTGCATGATACTATCAAAATTGAGTCCATTAATTTATGGTCCGATTCATTAGTTGCCTTAACATGGGTTAAAAGGTCTGAATTAGAGATATCTCCTTTTGTTAAAAAACGAGTCCTTACTGTTCGTGATAATAGCAGGAATACCACATGGCGACATATCAGATCTCCGTTAAATCCCGCTGATCATTTGTCGCGTGGAAATTTTTCATCTGATGTTCGTCAATTCTGGTTTCATGGTCCTCCCTTTTTATCTCAAACCAATGATTTTGATTCCATTGATTCTTTTGAACTTCTAAATGAAGTACCTGAATGTATGCAAGTATCATTTCCCATTACTGAATCGCCAGAACAATTCTGGAaacctatatttttaaaattttcgaaatttTCTAGCATGCAAAAAGGAATCGCTTTTAGTTTTAAAGTGATTCTCAAATTTAAAAAGATAAACATTTCTGGCAGTCCTTTGACAGTAGAAGAGCTTCAGAATGCccatgattttattataaaacaggtCCAATCTTATTCTTTTTCCAATGAAATCAAACTATTACAGGAGGGAAAATCTATTTCAATTCCCAAATTACTTCCTCTTAATATCTTCCTTGATGAAAATAGCATACTCCGTGTAGGAGGTCGACTTGAACATACCGAATTAAGTTTTTCTCAGAAATTTCCCATTTTACTCCCTGAAAATGACCATGTTGTCGATCTACTAATTAATCGGGAACATATGCGTTTAGGACACAGTGGAGCTCAAAATGTCCTTGGAAATTTTCGTCTTCGATATTGGCCGTTGAATGGTATACGAAGAATTAAAACTATCATTAAAAAGTGTGTTATTTGCCATAGATTTAATGCTCAATTTGCATCACAGATAATGTCCCCTTTGCCTTTGGATCGAGTTCAACAGGCTCGTCCATTTTCTAAGACCGGAATAGATTTTGCTGGTCCTATTATGATTCGCTCCTCTAGATTAAGGAAGGCCCCTACCGCTAAGGCTTATATAGCCATTTTTATATGTATGGTAACCAAGGCTATCCATATAGAACTTGTCTCCAATTTGTCCACGGAAGCTTTTATTGCTTCATTAAAACGATTTATTAGTCGTCGAGGAAATCCTCAAATAATTTACTCTGATAATGGCACCAATTTTATTGGAGCTCGTAATCAATTACGAGacttatctttatttctgaaatcCAAAGAAAATAATCACGAAATTCAGAATTTTCTTTCTTCCACTGAAATTACCTGGAAATTAATCCCTCCCAGGTCTCCACATTGGGGCGGACTCTGGGAAGCAGCTGTAAAGAGTGCTAAATTTCATTTAACCAAATTGCTCGGCAATACTTGCCTAACTTTTGAAGAACTTTCAACTTTATTAGTGCAAATTGAAGCCATATTAAATAGTCGTCCCTTGTATCCCCTTTCTAACGATCCTAATGATCTCTTGCCTCTTACTCCTGGTCATTTTCTGATTGGAGCTCCCCTTATTTCTTACCCAGAAAGGGATCTTTCTAGGACCCCTACTAATCGACTTTCTTATTGGAAAGTGTGTTCCAAACTCCAACAAGAGTTTTGGAGAAAATGGTCTGTGGATTATTTGCACCGTCTACAGCATAGACCCAAATGGCAACTACCCCAACAAAACTTGGCGATCAATCAGCTAGTTCTTATACAATCTGAAGATCGCCCTCCTTTAAATTGGCCACTAGGTAGAATATTGGAATTATTGACTGGAAGGGATGGTAAAGTTCGCGCTGCACGTGTAAAAACAGCAGAAGGTGAATATGTTCGCCCCATAATAAAATTAGCACCTCTTCCAATTTCTGATTAA